DNA from Leptospira mayottensis 200901116:
TTGCGAAAAGATACGAGCTGTAAAATTATGAGGTGTTGTGCTTCTCGAAGCTTCTGGAATCGTTCGCGGAGGTACTTGATTTTCTTTGGGAGCATGTTCTTGTTCGTTTCGGTTTGGTCTTTGTCTTAGAGGTTTTGTAATTTTTTATGGAGAATTTTTTCTTATAGGATCGAATCTTGAATCAGACGGAAGTGCTCCTAGTTCTGGTGAATGAGGTGTGGAAACACTTGATCCAAAAAACAATCCGTTTGAATTTCAGGTTGACAGGTTATGTGCAAGCAGGGACTCTAATTGGTGCTATGGATAGCGCTCCCGAGCACCTTGGCCCGTTATTGATTCAATTTTTATTTGGAGTCGGATTCTCCGCTCTGATTCTTACCCTTGCCATACTCATTGGTCCAAAGAAAAAATCGAAACCTCAAGATGCTTTCGAATGTGGGGTGCAGTATTACGGAGACGCGAGAGGACTTTTCAACATCAAGTTTTATTTGGTTGCGGTTCTTTTCATCCTCTTCGACATTGAGGCGGTCTTTTTGTTTCCTTATGCGGTCAATCTGATCGGATTCAAAAATGCTGGACTTGGTTTTTTTCTCATCTTCGAGATGTTTGTGTTTGTTCTGACCTTGGTTGTGGGTTTATACTATATCTGGAAGAAAGGAGCGCTGGAATGGGATTGAGTGATTTGAGTAAAGCTCCGGGTCAAGTTCTGGGAGATATGCTCCAACTCGGAAACATCGAATCCGTGATTCAATGGGGAAGGGGCAACTCCCTTTGGCCTTTTCCTTTCGCTACCGCTTGTTGCGGAATCGAATATATGAGTACTGCCTGTTCCGATTACGACATTGCCCGTTTCGGGGCGGAGCGTCCTTCGTTTTCTCCGCGTCAGGCGGACATGATTCTCGTATTGGGAACGATCACATACAAGATGGCTCCTGTTCTTCGGCAGATCTACGATCAAATGGCGGAACCCAAGTTCGTCATCAGTGTCGGAGCTTGCGCTTCCTCCGGGGGAATGTTCAACACCTACGGAGTTTTGCAGGGGGTGGACCGAATTCTTCCGGTGGACATATATGTTCCCGGTTGTCCTCCGAGACCTGAGGCGATTTTAGACGCACTCGTTAAATTGCAGACGAAACTGAAAACCCAGGGGCTGGAAGCGAGACGTCAGGAAGTGATGCAGAAAATCCAGGAATTGAACGAAAGAAATAAACCCCTGGTCGTACGATGAAAGAAGAAGTAGAACGTTTCCTCAAAGAAAAATTTCCGCATTTTTTAGACGTACAAGAACTGGTCGTCTCCAATCTTCCGGTTTTTTATCTAAAGGCCGAAGGTATAGTTCCCGTATTGAACGCTCTTAAAAATCATCCCACACTTAATTATAATTTTTTAAACGACTTAACTGCAGTGGATTGGCTCGGAAAAAAGGAAACCCGATTCGAAGTCAATTATCTGCTTCGTTCCGGAAATAGGGCTGCGAGCAAGATTCAGATCAAGGTCCGGGTCGAAGACGGGGAATCTATTCCAAGTGTGACTAACGTTTACAAGGGAGCCAACTGGCCGGAAAGGGAAGTATATGATCTTTTTGGAATATCCTTTATAGGTCATCCGAACTTGGATCGGATTTTGATGCCCGACAATTTTCAAGGACATCCCTTACGGAAGGACTTTCCGTTGGAAGGATTCGGTCAGGATTATCTGATCGAGGACCTTCTTCATATCCACGTAAATGAAGATATAACCAAGGAAGGAGGGAAGTAGTATGATGTACGAAAAAACAGCGGAACATTTTCAACAGAAATATAAAAATCTTCCCGAAGGACATCTTCTCGTAAATCTGGGACCTTCCCATCCGGCGACACACGGAATTTTGCAAAACGTGATCCAAATCGACGGGGAAAGAATCGTAGAAGCGGAATCCGTGATTGGATATGTACACCGTTGTTTTGAAAAATTAGGAGAACGTTATACATACAATCAATTCCTGGTTTGCACGGATCGGATGAACTACGTTTCCACTCCGTTGAACAATATAGGTTGGATTCTCGCCGTGGAAAAAATGATGCAGGTGGACGTGCCGGATCGCGTAACGTATGTCAGAATGATCATCTCCGAACTTTCTCGGATTATGGATCATATCATCTGCACCGGAATTTTGGGAGTGGATCTCGGAGCCTTCTCCGGGATGTTGCACCTCTTTCATCATCGTGAAAATATCTATCAGGTTATTGAAAAACTTACCGGTGCGAGATTAACTACTACGTTTTGTAGAATTGGCGGACTCGAAAGAGATATCTATCCC
Protein-coding regions in this window:
- a CDS encoding NADH-quinone oxidoreductase subunit C, which gives rise to MKEEVERFLKEKFPHFLDVQELVVSNLPVFYLKAEGIVPVLNALKNHPTLNYNFLNDLTAVDWLGKKETRFEVNYLLRSGNRAASKIQIKVRVEDGESIPSVTNVYKGANWPEREVYDLFGISFIGHPNLDRILMPDNFQGHPLRKDFPLEGFGQDYLIEDLLHIHVNEDITKEGGK
- a CDS encoding NADH-quinone oxidoreductase subunit B, giving the protein MGLSDLSKAPGQVLGDMLQLGNIESVIQWGRGNSLWPFPFATACCGIEYMSTACSDYDIARFGAERPSFSPRQADMILVLGTITYKMAPVLRQIYDQMAEPKFVISVGACASSGGMFNTYGVLQGVDRILPVDIYVPGCPPRPEAILDALVKLQTKLKTQGLEARRQEVMQKIQELNERNKPLVVR
- a CDS encoding NADH-quinone oxidoreductase subunit A, with product MDSAPEHLGPLLIQFLFGVGFSALILTLAILIGPKKKSKPQDAFECGVQYYGDARGLFNIKFYLVAVLFILFDIEAVFLFPYAVNLIGFKNAGLGFFLIFEMFVFVLTLVVGLYYIWKKGALEWD